From a region of the Roseivirga sp. 4D4 genome:
- a CDS encoding pyruvate dehydrogenase complex dihydrolipoamide acetyltransferase, whose product MAEIVRMPKMSDTMEEGVIAVWHKKVGDKVDSGELMAEIETDKATMDYESYNEGTVLYLGAAEGDAVAVDGVLAIVGEAGEDYQALLNGSAGPASAPKEEETSVAAPSAAPSEKIDTSAINAEIVRMPKMSDTMEEGTISAWHKKVGDTVESGELMAEVDTDKATMEYESYNDGTVLYLGAAEGEAVKVDGILAIVGEPGADYETLIKAEAQSGAEEAPAPAPEAPAPAPAATPSTSAAPAPSMPSAAPVVATANGRVKASPLAKRLASEKGIDISQVPGSGEGGRIIKRDVEGFVPVAAPSAQPAVAADAPAPVQLPTIVGEESFEEVKLSQMRKVIARRLGESKFAAPHFYLTMEINMDKAIEARKSMNEVSPVKISFNDMVIKAAAVALRKHPGVNSSWLEDRIRTNHHVHIGVAVAVDEGLLVPVVRFADNKPLSHISAEVKDLGGKAKSKKLQPQEMEGNTFTISNLGMFGIEEFTAIINPPDACIMAVGGIKQTAIVKDGQLAIGNIMKVTMSCDHRVVDGAVGSAFLQTFKSLLEDPVRILV is encoded by the coding sequence ATGGCTGAAATTGTAAGAATGCCGAAAATGAGCGATACCATGGAAGAAGGGGTAATCGCGGTTTGGCATAAAAAGGTAGGAGATAAGGTAGATTCAGGTGAGTTGATGGCCGAGATAGAGACTGATAAGGCTACAATGGATTATGAATCTTACAATGAGGGAACAGTGCTTTATCTAGGTGCTGCTGAAGGAGATGCTGTTGCGGTCGATGGGGTTTTAGCCATTGTCGGAGAAGCTGGAGAAGATTATCAAGCCTTGTTGAACGGTAGTGCTGGACCTGCCAGTGCACCTAAAGAAGAAGAAACTTCGGTTGCCGCACCAAGTGCTGCGCCAAGCGAAAAAATAGACACTAGCGCTATCAATGCTGAAATCGTAAGAATGCCAAAAATGAGTGATACCATGGAAGAAGGTACTATCTCAGCTTGGCACAAGAAAGTAGGAGACACGGTAGAATCTGGTGAGTTGATGGCTGAAGTTGATACGGATAAAGCCACAATGGAGTACGAGTCTTACAATGACGGTACGGTGTTGTACTTAGGTGCTGCCGAAGGAGAGGCAGTAAAAGTTGATGGCATTTTGGCCATTGTTGGAGAGCCGGGAGCTGACTATGAAACTTTGATTAAAGCTGAGGCTCAGAGCGGTGCGGAAGAAGCGCCAGCTCCAGCCCCTGAAGCACCGGCACCAGCTCCGGCAGCTACTCCCTCGACAAGCGCGGCTCCTGCGCCTAGTATGCCAAGTGCTGCGCCTGTAGTTGCTACCGCCAATGGGAGGGTGAAAGCTTCTCCATTAGCGAAACGATTGGCTTCAGAAAAAGGAATTGATATTAGCCAAGTGCCTGGAAGTGGCGAAGGCGGAAGGATCATCAAGAGAGATGTTGAAGGGTTCGTTCCGGTAGCAGCTCCTTCAGCTCAACCGGCTGTGGCAGCGGATGCTCCTGCGCCAGTTCAATTACCAACTATTGTTGGTGAAGAAAGCTTTGAAGAAGTGAAGTTAAGTCAAATGCGAAAAGTGATCGCACGAAGACTTGGCGAAAGCAAGTTTGCTGCACCGCACTTCTACCTTACCATGGAAATTAACATGGACAAGGCGATTGAAGCTAGAAAAAGCATGAATGAAGTGTCACCGGTTAAGATATCATTTAACGACATGGTGATTAAGGCAGCCGCGGTTGCATTAAGAAAACACCCTGGAGTGAATTCATCATGGCTTGAAGATAGAATCAGAACGAATCATCATGTGCATATTGGCGTTGCCGTTGCTGTGGATGAAGGGCTTTTAGTGCCTGTAGTCAGGTTCGCTGATAACAAACCACTGTCTCATATTTCGGCTGAAGTGAAAGACCTCGGTGGAAAGGCCAAGAGCAAGAAATTGCAACCACAAGAGATGGAAGGCAACACATTCACCATTTCAAACTTGGGAATGTTTGGTATTGAAGAGTTTACAGCCATTATCAATCCACCTGATGCTTGTATTATGGCAGTAGGTGGAATCAAGCAGACGGCTATCGTTAAGGATGGTCAGTTAGCGATTGGTAACATCATGAAGGTGACTATGTCATGCGACCACAGAGTGGTTGATGGTGCAGTAGGTTCGGCCTTTTTGCAGACCTTCAAATCACTACTTGAAGATCCTGTAAGGATTTTGGTTTAA
- a CDS encoding SOS response-associated peptidase translates to MQINYSIASQGSAISEHFQTEVADDYIPTFNAQPSDILPVITSENPEHLSHFYWGINPSFSKSRGVSDKLLYAPVENILTKPSLKKSLQMQRCVVVADSFYNWKEIAKKERVPYRFHLENNALFAIAGLWDSFETEAGDTVHTFMMITTPASREVKKVSERMPAILNDDLLLEWLNESNTSESIHDFIKPYDEEHIFQHTINPKLADPNFNDKALWEKVPPANQFGNLTLFN, encoded by the coding sequence ATGCAAATCAACTACTCCATTGCATCTCAAGGATCAGCAATCTCCGAGCACTTTCAGACCGAAGTAGCAGATGACTACATCCCTACTTTTAATGCTCAACCTAGCGATATTTTACCTGTTATCACCAGTGAGAATCCTGAGCATTTGTCTCACTTTTATTGGGGAATAAACCCATCCTTTTCTAAAAGTCGTGGGGTAAGTGATAAACTGCTTTATGCCCCTGTTGAGAATATTTTGACCAAGCCTAGCTTGAAGAAATCGTTGCAAATGCAACGTTGTGTTGTTGTTGCGGATAGTTTTTACAACTGGAAGGAAATAGCCAAAAAGGAAAGAGTACCGTATCGTTTCCACCTCGAGAATAACGCTTTGTTTGCCATAGCTGGTCTTTGGGACTCTTTTGAAACAGAGGCTGGAGATACTGTTCACACCTTCATGATGATCACCACTCCAGCATCACGCGAAGTAAAGAAAGTAAGCGAAAGAATGCCTGCTATTTTAAATGATGACCTATTATTGGAATGGCTGAATGAGTCAAACACTTCGGAAAGTATTCATGATTTCATTAAGCCATATGACGAGGAGCATATTTTCCAACATACGATCAACCCGAAACTAGCGGATCCAAATTTTAACGATAAAGCATTGTGGGAAAAGGTGCCTCCTGCTAATCAGTTTGGCAACCTAACCTTATTCAACTAG
- a CDS encoding DUF6503 family protein produces MKNYSLYCLIFVGLVCLESCGDDKQKLTADQIIQKAVERHGGEKYNNMEVEFDFRKRHFRAKISNGEYVYERSFRSKEGWVTDVWSNDKFKRMIDEKEIKLDQENLRTYRTATNSVIYFALLPFNLDDPVVNRQLMRSVDINDKAYYKVEVTYGQNGGGEDFENVYVYWIDKEDFTIDFLAYGYNINGGGVRFREAYNQREVNGVRFQDYRNYTIDKDFPAQELDYAFQTDQLRLLSIIELENVKVSLVE; encoded by the coding sequence ATGAAAAATTATAGTCTGTACTGCCTGATTTTTGTTGGGCTGGTGTGTTTGGAGAGTTGTGGAGATGATAAGCAGAAATTAACTGCCGATCAGATCATCCAGAAGGCGGTAGAACGCCACGGAGGAGAAAAGTACAATAATATGGAAGTCGAATTCGACTTCAGAAAGCGACATTTCAGAGCTAAGATCAGCAATGGGGAATACGTTTATGAACGTAGTTTCCGTAGTAAAGAAGGTTGGGTCACAGATGTTTGGTCCAATGACAAGTTCAAGCGAATGATTGATGAAAAAGAAATTAAGCTTGATCAGGAAAACCTTAGAACCTACCGCACCGCTACCAATTCCGTCATCTACTTTGCCTTATTACCTTTCAACCTAGATGATCCTGTTGTTAATCGACAGTTGATGAGATCAGTGGATATCAATGATAAGGCTTATTATAAAGTAGAGGTGACATATGGCCAAAATGGTGGAGGAGAAGATTTTGAAAACGTCTATGTCTATTGGATCGATAAAGAAGACTTTACCATAGACTTTCTGGCTTATGGTTATAATATTAATGGCGGAGGAGTCCGCTTCAGAGAAGCTTATAACCAAAGGGAAGTTAACGGTGTCAGATTTCAGGATTATCGTAACTATACGATTGACAAAGATTTCCCTGCGCAAGAGCTGGATTACGCTTTTCAAACTGATCAGCTTAGATTGCTATCAATTATCGAGCTAGAGAATGTGAAGGTAAGCCTAGTTGAATAA
- a CDS encoding 3-oxoacyl-ACP synthase III family protein, whose product MKKSRITGVGHYVPENVVTNADLEKVMDTTNDWIVERTGIEQRRWFNPDKDTVSNMATRATKMAAERAGIEIKDIEFIVFATITPDYFFPGSGVLLQRELGLQGIGALDIRNACSGFIYALSVADQFIKTGMYKTVLVVGAEIQSSALDKSTEGRSSSVIFADGAGAAILQATDEDRGVLSTHLHADGDYAEELYVHDPGSSRKTRLSKDMLDGKTFNLTMNGNAVFKHAVVRFSEVINEALQENGHVTEDIDLLIPHQANLRISNFVQKQFKLPDDKVFNNIMHYGNTTAASIPIAMSEAWGKGKIKDGDLLCLAAFGSGFTWASSLIRW is encoded by the coding sequence GTGAAGAAATCAAGAATAACTGGTGTGGGACATTATGTCCCGGAAAATGTAGTGACCAATGCCGATTTAGAAAAGGTAATGGACACCACCAATGATTGGATTGTCGAACGTACTGGTATTGAACAGCGCAGGTGGTTTAACCCGGACAAGGACACTGTCTCCAATATGGCTACCAGGGCCACAAAAATGGCGGCCGAACGTGCTGGTATTGAGATTAAAGATATTGAATTCATCGTCTTCGCCACCATAACTCCCGACTACTTCTTCCCTGGTTCTGGTGTCTTATTACAGAGAGAACTCGGTCTTCAAGGCATTGGGGCGTTAGACATAAGAAATGCCTGTTCTGGCTTTATATATGCACTCTCCGTGGCCGATCAATTTATAAAAACGGGAATGTACAAAACAGTCTTGGTGGTAGGTGCCGAAATCCAATCCTCCGCTTTAGACAAATCAACCGAAGGTAGATCAAGCTCAGTAATCTTCGCAGATGGCGCTGGAGCTGCTATTCTACAGGCCACGGATGAAGATCGTGGTGTGCTTTCGACTCACCTTCATGCTGATGGTGACTATGCCGAGGAGCTTTATGTACATGATCCCGGGTCTAGTCGTAAAACAAGGCTCTCAAAAGACATGCTCGATGGTAAAACCTTCAATCTAACAATGAACGGGAATGCAGTCTTCAAGCATGCCGTAGTTAGATTCTCAGAAGTTATCAATGAAGCGCTGCAAGAAAATGGCCATGTTACTGAGGACATTGACCTCCTTATTCCCCATCAAGCGAATTTAAGGATTAGCAATTTTGTGCAGAAGCAGTTCAAACTGCCAGATGACAAAGTCTTCAACAACATCATGCACTATGGCAACACCACCGCTGCCTCTATTCCTATTGCTATGAGTGAGGCATGGGGAAAGGGTAAAATCAAGGATGGAGATTTACTTTGCCTGGCAGCATTCGGTAGTGGCTTTACATGGGCATCTTCACTCATCCGTTGGTAG
- a CDS encoding toxin-antitoxin system YwqK family antitoxin, with translation MNKIRLQLCILLGLFAFNTSWAQLGSFELVFPVDDQSLKVKGEFESGLRSGTWFAYNEDSSYFQTGPYSKGKKDGVWLIYIDKLERARISFKSDTVQGPYILFHDNGSMAVRANFEKNHLDGEWKSYRPDKTLLDKGVFEKGQKTGKWVSYFESGDMEIVSEYKSGKLEGPYAVFDEYGTKTIDATYTNGLLNGDWKKYDYDGLIIERGAFVNGLRNGKWEYFFEPRRKSAIEYYENGNKTGKWTTYHYNGRVASEINYMDDKPVGQGTSWYANRQIESRSFYKLGLMDSTFTQYYENGAKMMEGEYKVGLKTGPWKFYHGNGMIAQFGSFDIDKRVGNWKFFNESGKLISEGSYRLGLEIGQWFVYYGNGKLESIGAYLAGEKDGLWGYFHQSGKPMKEETWKKGKLLEISDFTSSRGKVLDSGDLTGGNGSVTNYYANGIIFSQGRYSNGYANGKWVFYDERGKKLTEGELIEGVRNGEWKVFSSTGRLIKTELYQNGELIEERR, from the coding sequence ATGAATAAAATCAGATTGCAGCTCTGCATATTGCTTGGCTTGTTTGCCTTTAACACCTCATGGGCACAACTAGGCAGCTTTGAATTAGTCTTCCCCGTTGATGATCAATCACTCAAAGTCAAAGGTGAATTTGAGAGTGGTCTTAGGTCAGGAACATGGTTTGCCTACAACGAGGACAGCAGCTATTTTCAGACTGGCCCCTATTCAAAGGGTAAAAAGGATGGAGTTTGGTTAATCTATATCGATAAGTTAGAAAGAGCACGTATTAGCTTCAAATCCGATACCGTCCAGGGTCCTTATATCCTCTTTCATGATAATGGATCAATGGCGGTCAGAGCAAATTTCGAGAAAAATCACCTTGATGGAGAATGGAAATCGTACCGACCTGACAAAACCCTTCTGGATAAAGGCGTCTTCGAGAAAGGTCAAAAAACAGGGAAATGGGTTTCATACTTCGAAAGTGGAGATATGGAAATTGTCTCGGAGTATAAATCCGGAAAGCTCGAAGGGCCTTATGCTGTATTTGATGAATACGGGACCAAGACTATTGATGCAACCTATACCAATGGCCTACTCAATGGAGATTGGAAAAAATACGATTACGATGGTTTGATCATTGAAAGAGGCGCTTTTGTAAATGGACTTAGAAATGGTAAATGGGAATACTTCTTTGAACCCAGAAGAAAGTCAGCCATTGAATACTATGAGAACGGCAATAAAACCGGAAAGTGGACCACTTATCATTACAATGGCAGGGTTGCTTCGGAGATCAATTATATGGATGACAAGCCCGTGGGTCAGGGTACCAGTTGGTATGCCAATAGGCAAATTGAATCCAGGTCTTTCTATAAGCTTGGACTAATGGACAGCACATTCACACAGTACTATGAAAATGGTGCTAAGATGATGGAGGGTGAGTACAAAGTCGGTCTAAAGACTGGCCCCTGGAAGTTTTACCATGGCAATGGAATGATCGCGCAGTTTGGATCGTTCGACATCGACAAAAGGGTTGGAAATTGGAAATTCTTTAATGAGAGTGGCAAGCTGATCAGCGAGGGGAGCTATCGACTTGGGCTTGAAATTGGACAGTGGTTCGTTTATTACGGTAACGGAAAACTGGAGTCGATTGGAGCCTACTTAGCGGGAGAAAAAGATGGTTTATGGGGTTATTTTCACCAGTCTGGCAAACCCATGAAGGAAGAGACTTGGAAAAAAGGAAAACTGCTTGAAATATCAGACTTCACCTCTTCGAGAGGTAAAGTGTTGGACAGTGGTGATTTGACAGGTGGGAACGGATCGGTCACGAACTATTATGCCAATGGCATTATCTTTTCCCAAGGGAGATACAGCAATGGATATGCTAATGGGAAATGGGTTTTCTATGACGAAAGAGGTAAAAAATTAACCGAGGGAGAGCTTATCGAAGGTGTTCGCAATGGAGAGTGGAAAGTGTTTTCCAGCACTGGTCGGCTGATCAAAACAGAACTGTACCAAAATGGTGAGCTTATTGAAGAAAGAAGGTAA
- a CDS encoding Lacal_2735 family protein, with amino-acid sequence MKLKPQIENMGWFSKKSEKEKLQEKYQKLISEAYKLSHTDRKASDLKTAEADALLQQIEKLP; translated from the coding sequence ATGAAGTTAAAGCCTCAAATTGAAAACATGGGATGGTTTAGCAAGAAGTCAGAGAAGGAAAAACTGCAAGAAAAGTACCAGAAGCTTATTAGTGAGGCCTACAAACTCTCTCACACAGATAGAAAGGCAAGTGATCTTAAGACTGCCGAGGCCGATGCACTATTGCAACAAATAGAAAAACTACCTTAG
- a CDS encoding alpha/beta fold hydrolase, with protein sequence MGKWRKRIRIGCLSTFVLFIVLTQVVSGCVSFTMSDKKVAKYFEEETYKPVSKFYEVDGYTMHYMYQDMGKEASLVFMHGTPGSWDAFISYFKSDTLFQRANIASPDRPGFGKSSYGMPIKSLEEQSRLLKPMLEAIPAPRILIGHSLGGPIVARMAMDYPDLVDGIVMLAPALDPSLEPNEDWFRIPMRWPVIGAIAPKIFRISNEELVFLDEELELMLPLWKDITIPSVVVQGGKDMLVDPGNAAFADSMLVNAPKDIVYLEESNHFLPWNKSALIRAKIVELLEQLKTDSLR encoded by the coding sequence ATGGGTAAATGGCGTAAACGAATTCGAATTGGATGCTTGTCCACCTTTGTGCTTTTTATAGTGCTTACTCAGGTTGTAAGTGGCTGTGTAAGTTTTACTATGTCTGACAAAAAGGTAGCCAAGTACTTTGAAGAAGAAACTTACAAACCAGTGAGTAAATTCTATGAAGTCGATGGCTATACCATGCACTATATGTATCAGGATATGGGGAAGGAAGCCAGTTTAGTTTTTATGCATGGAACTCCTGGCTCCTGGGATGCTTTTATTTCTTATTTCAAGTCAGATACGCTATTCCAAAGAGCCAATATCGCTTCACCTGATAGGCCTGGTTTCGGCAAATCCAGTTATGGTATGCCGATCAAGTCTTTGGAGGAACAATCCCGACTGCTGAAACCCATGCTAGAGGCCATTCCTGCACCAAGAATATTGATCGGACATTCTTTGGGCGGTCCTATTGTAGCCAGAATGGCAATGGATTATCCAGATCTTGTGGATGGTATCGTCATGTTGGCGCCTGCTTTGGACCCATCTCTCGAGCCTAATGAAGACTGGTTTAGAATTCCCATGCGATGGCCAGTGATTGGAGCTATTGCTCCCAAAATATTCAGGATTTCTAATGAAGAGCTGGTTTTCTTAGACGAGGAACTGGAACTAATGCTTCCATTGTGGAAGGACATCACCATACCAAGTGTTGTTGTTCAAGGAGGAAAAGACATGCTCGTAGACCCAGGCAATGCAGCTTTTGCCGACAGTATGTTGGTGAATGCACCTAAGGATATTGTTTATCTCGAAGAGAGCAATCACTTCTTGCCTTGGAATAAAAGCGCTCTTATTAGAGCAAAAATTGTTGAGTTGTTGGAGCAGTTGAAAACAGACTCCCTAAGGTAG
- a CDS encoding glutamine synthetase III: MSNQRQRALNVVQNRTTDRVIAPSNKISDFYADDVFNMDKMRSALAPDTFKKVQSAIDKGKKIDVDTANEIASAVKTWALSKGVTHYTHWFQPLTGSTAEKHDSFFDAHKGVEVLKGSALIQQEPDASSFPNGGIRSTFEARGYTAWDPSSPIFIWGRTLCIPTIFVSYTGEALDYKAPLLKAVEAVDKAATKVCQLFDRNVNRVSASLGCEQEYFVVDRALYNARPDLVMAGRTVFGHHPARGQQLDDHYFGSIPSRVYNYMKDFEIECLKLGIPVSTRHNEVAPSQFEVAPIFEDINVATDHNSLMMDVMDRVAERHSLKVLFHEKPFAGLNGSGKHNNWSLITSTGVNVFQPSSSARENLQFLTFLVNTVKAIHDNAGLLRASIASAGNDHRLGANEAPPAIMSVFLGSELTAVLDGLESNGDLKVDKGDNMYMKLGIDKIPEIILDNTDRNRTSPFAFTGNKFEFRAVGSDQNVAEPMTVLNLIMAKQLKEFHAAVGALVDKGEDKKIAIVNVLREYIKASKAVRFEGDGYSEEWANEAEKRGLPNVKDSVRALDEYVTDASKATFEEFNVMTGVELDARHEIQIENYIMKIQIEARLISELGMTQVVPAALKYQNKLMENAKGLAQFGLDDTHVKSVLEKVNTHVAVIQSQILAMNAERGDVNLIEDTNERAKAYCDRIKAKYFDVIRKSVDKLEVILDDEDWPLLKYREMLFLR, encoded by the coding sequence ATGTCGAATCAACGCCAACGCGCTTTAAATGTAGTCCAAAACAGGACGACAGATCGAGTTATTGCGCCCTCAAACAAAATCTCGGATTTCTATGCCGATGATGTTTTTAATATGGACAAGATGCGCTCTGCGCTTGCTCCAGATACTTTTAAGAAAGTACAATCTGCAATAGATAAGGGAAAGAAGATTGACGTGGATACAGCTAATGAGATAGCTTCTGCTGTCAAAACATGGGCTTTATCTAAAGGTGTTACGCATTACACACACTGGTTTCAACCACTGACTGGTTCTACAGCAGAAAAACACGATTCATTTTTCGATGCACACAAAGGAGTGGAGGTGTTAAAAGGTTCGGCTTTGATTCAGCAAGAGCCAGATGCATCTTCTTTTCCAAATGGAGGTATCCGTTCTACATTCGAAGCGAGAGGTTATACCGCATGGGATCCAAGTTCTCCAATCTTCATTTGGGGTCGTACACTCTGTATCCCAACGATTTTTGTATCCTATACTGGTGAGGCTTTAGATTATAAAGCACCATTATTGAAGGCTGTGGAAGCAGTAGATAAGGCTGCGACAAAGGTTTGTCAACTGTTTGATAGAAATGTTAATAGAGTAAGTGCTTCATTAGGTTGTGAGCAAGAATACTTTGTGGTTGATAGAGCGCTATATAACGCCAGACCTGACTTGGTTATGGCTGGCAGAACTGTCTTCGGGCATCACCCAGCAAGAGGCCAGCAGTTGGATGATCACTACTTTGGGTCGATTCCAAGTAGGGTTTATAATTACATGAAAGACTTTGAAATCGAATGTCTCAAGTTGGGTATTCCGGTTTCTACACGTCATAATGAAGTGGCACCTTCTCAATTTGAAGTAGCTCCTATTTTTGAGGATATTAATGTGGCTACTGATCACAATTCCCTTATGATGGATGTTATGGATCGCGTAGCAGAAAGACATTCATTGAAAGTACTCTTCCACGAAAAGCCTTTTGCAGGCTTAAATGGTAGTGGAAAGCACAATAACTGGTCCTTGATCACTTCAACAGGTGTGAACGTATTCCAGCCTAGTTCAAGTGCCAGAGAGAATCTTCAGTTTTTGACATTCTTAGTGAATACCGTAAAGGCCATTCATGATAATGCCGGCCTTTTGAGAGCAAGTATTGCCTCTGCTGGTAATGATCATAGATTGGGAGCTAACGAAGCACCTCCGGCAATCATGTCCGTTTTCTTAGGGTCTGAATTGACAGCAGTCTTGGATGGACTTGAAAGCAACGGTGACCTAAAAGTGGATAAAGGAGATAACATGTATATGAAGTTGGGAATTGACAAAATTCCTGAAATCATACTTGACAATACAGATCGTAACAGAACTTCTCCATTTGCATTTACTGGAAATAAATTTGAGTTCAGAGCCGTTGGTTCGGATCAAAACGTAGCAGAGCCAATGACGGTACTAAACCTAATCATGGCCAAGCAGCTAAAAGAATTCCATGCAGCGGTTGGTGCTTTGGTAGATAAAGGAGAGGACAAGAAAATTGCCATAGTTAATGTCTTGAGAGAGTACATTAAGGCATCGAAGGCTGTGAGGTTTGAGGGTGACGGTTACTCTGAAGAGTGGGCTAATGAAGCTGAAAAGAGAGGGTTACCTAACGTAAAAGACTCGGTGCGTGCATTGGACGAGTATGTGACTGACGCTTCAAAAGCGACTTTTGAAGAGTTCAATGTAATGACCGGAGTTGAGCTGGATGCTCGTCATGAGATTCAAATTGAGAACTACATCATGAAGATTCAGATTGAGGCAAGATTGATCAGTGAGTTAGGAATGACGCAAGTAGTTCCAGCCGCACTCAAGTATCAGAATAAGTTGATGGAAAATGCCAAAGGGCTGGCCCAGTTTGGTCTTGATGATACACACGTAAAGTCAGTACTTGAAAAAGTAAATACGCATGTCGCTGTAATTCAATCTCAAATTTTGGCAATGAACGCTGAAAGGGGAGATGTCAACTTGATCGAGGATACCAATGAAAGAGCTAAGGCTTATTGTGATCGTATCAAGGCCAAATACTTTGATGTTATCAGAAAGTCAGTAGATAAACTGGAGGTTATCCTTGATGACGAGGATTGGCCATTATTGAAGTATAGAGAAATGTTGTTCTTGAGATAA
- the mtaB gene encoding tRNA (N(6)-L-threonylcarbamoyladenosine(37)-C(2))-methylthiotransferase MtaB, with translation MKKVAFYTLGCKLNFSETSTIARGFEEKGYSKVPFSDTPDIFIINTCSVTENADKKCKKIVKEAQKINPDGYVAIIGCYAQLKPREISEIQGVDAVLGAAEKFRLLELLDGFVKTPEAKVLASEVKEAKAFNNAYSINDRTRTFLKVQDGCNYHCAFCTIPLARGKSRSDSIENIIKSAHEIAATDVKEVVLTGVNIGDFGIVNGKREERFVDLVKAIDKVDGIERIRISSIEPNLLTNEIIQYTSDSNRFVPHFHIPLQSGNNKILRVMRRRYLRELYEDRVNKIKQLMPDCCIGVDVIVGFPGETHDDFLETYNFLNELPISYLHVFTYSERANTTAAEMGDAVPMKERQERSKMLRILSEKKRRQFYESQLGTTRTVLFEDDIDNGMMHGFTENYVRVSAKYDPLLINELKEVTLLSINENGTVDVEEPEMVFEKH, from the coding sequence ATGAAAAAAGTAGCCTTTTATACGCTCGGTTGTAAACTCAACTTCTCAGAAACATCGACTATTGCTCGGGGTTTTGAGGAGAAAGGCTATTCGAAAGTCCCCTTTTCCGATACTCCCGATATCTTCATTATTAACACCTGCAGTGTCACAGAAAATGCGGACAAGAAGTGTAAGAAGATAGTTAAAGAGGCTCAAAAGATTAATCCGGATGGTTATGTAGCCATCATTGGTTGCTATGCCCAGCTCAAACCCAGAGAGATTTCTGAGATTCAGGGCGTTGATGCGGTACTTGGTGCTGCCGAGAAATTTAGACTACTGGAACTTCTTGATGGCTTTGTTAAGACACCTGAAGCCAAGGTTCTGGCTTCTGAAGTCAAAGAGGCCAAGGCTTTCAATAATGCCTATTCCATCAATGATCGAACAAGAACCTTCCTTAAAGTTCAGGATGGCTGCAACTACCATTGTGCTTTTTGCACTATTCCATTGGCCAGAGGCAAAAGTCGAAGTGATAGTATAGAGAACATTATTAAGTCTGCACATGAAATTGCAGCAACTGATGTCAAAGAGGTAGTTCTGACGGGTGTGAACATTGGAGATTTTGGCATTGTAAATGGTAAAAGAGAAGAACGTTTTGTCGATCTCGTTAAAGCGATCGACAAGGTAGATGGTATTGAAAGGATTCGAATCTCTTCTATTGAACCGAACTTGCTAACGAACGAAATCATTCAGTATACAAGTGATTCCAATCGCTTTGTCCCCCACTTTCATATTCCGCTACAGTCAGGCAATAACAAAATACTGCGTGTTATGCGCAGAAGGTATTTGAGGGAACTCTATGAAGACAGGGTCAATAAGATTAAACAATTAATGCCCGACTGCTGTATCGGAGTCGATGTGATTGTTGGCTTCCCTGGTGAGACGCATGATGACTTCTTGGAGACATATAACTTTCTGAACGAGTTACCGATCTCCTACCTCCATGTTTTCACTTATTCAGAGAGAGCCAATACTACAGCAGCGGAAATGGGAGATGCAGTTCCGATGAAAGAACGGCAGGAAAGATCGAAAATGCTTCGTATCCTATCTGAAAAGAAAAGAAGACAGTTTTACGAATCACAATTGGGTACAACCAGGACTGTGCTCTTTGAAGATGATATTGACAATGGCATGATGCACGGTTTTACAGAGAATTATGTACGTGTATCTGCCAAGTATGATCCATTACTCATTAATGAATTGAAGGAAGTGACTTTACTCTCCATCAATGAAAATGGAACTGTCGATGTGGAAGAGCCCGAGATGGTTTTCGAAAAACATTAA